ATAAATTTTAATTTATCCGATGGCTGCCAGCCGTTGTCTCCCTAAATAAAGATTTCTAAATGGGATGTCTCAAATTTAAGATATCCCATTTTATAATGACAATTTTGAATATGCTGTGTAAAATAAATGTAAATTTTTAAAGTCTATATTCAATAATGCTATCTGGCGTCTTTCTTGGTCTTGGATTTGGTTTCTCATCAGGATATCCAAGTGCAACAGCCCCAACCAGCTGTGTTTTTACATCAATATAATTTACCAGTTCATCATATGCAAAACATGTATTTGCAATCCATAATGTACCTACTCCTAAATCTTCTGCCTGTAATAACATATTTTCAATAGCTGCACCTATAGAAAGTGTATCTACAATTTCTGTAAATCGTTCATCTGCCGTAGTGATATTTTTAAATGGCGATTTACCATTTGTATTAAAAACCATGATGATAATTGAAGCTTCTTTCATAATTCGTAAAGTATTCTT
The genomic region above belongs to Clostridium sp. AWRP and contains:
- a CDS encoding nitroreductase family protein, which translates into the protein MSIEAIYNRRSIRKYKSKEIPIDIINKILESGRAAPSGKNRQPWKFIVFGGIRKEELLSKMDAGIQRELNEEALLPNSRDGIPDAKNTLRIMKEASIIIMVFNTNGKSPFKNITTADERFTEIVDTLSIGAAIENMLLQAEDLGVGTLWIANTCFAYDELVNYIDVKTQLVGAVALGYPDEKPNPRPRKTPDSIIEYRL